The nucleotide sequence CCCTGTAAATTTATAATAAGTATTTAAGTTGACGCTAGTCTGCCAGTAAAGTATTACAGTTTTATGACAAGTAAATTTTTTTTGTTATTTTCGTTAACTTAAATGTTTAACGTCAATTTAGAGCCTAGCAGAAAAGAGAATTCTTGTAATTTATTCAAAAAAAACGACCTAAATAGGTCGCTTATTTTGTGTATTTCTATATCGATATCTGTGAAGATTTACCCTAAGTTTCAATATCTACCATCAGATCGTCTGAAATCGTCTCCAAGGCTTCGACCAACACATCAACTTGTTCGCTATTTTCCACTGCAATCTTTGCGTGGGCTTTAAATAAAAGCTGAGCAGAATCGGCTGCAGATACTTGCGTCGACACTAACTTAACTAAATTGCCACCATTTTTATGGATTATGGCAGATATTTCAGCAACGATACTTGGTCTGTCATTCGCGGTTACATCGAGGGTAACCACATTGTCTGCTCGCTCGTTTGGTTGGCTAACTTCAACTTGAACATTGAGGTTATCAATCGCGGTTAACTCTGCCACCATCTTCTCGGCATGTTCATCACTTACCGCAATTTCTACGATACCGGCAAAAATATCCGACATATGACGAAGGCTACTTGTTTGCCAATTACCATGATGATCCTTAACAATTCCAGCAAGGTTTTCTACAATACCAGGACGATCTTTACCCAAAATCGAAATTACTACGTGTCTCATAAATCATCCTCTTTCAAATTCTAAACATTGCGACAAACTAGTTATGAACGCTAATCTTCAACTAGTGTTTTCAATCACTTACTTAAGTAATAACAGACCAATTACTATTGCGCAAAGACTTTTAGCGGTTTATTGATAAAATTAATCATTTGCAGTCACCTGTAAAATTATCTACTCTTTTGCACAGATATACAGAAAAATTATTCAACCATAGCGAATCGCTGTGCAATACCATAAACAACAATGAATATATAATTATGAAATTTACCAAAATAGCCGCCGGTATCGTTCTGGCTACCTCACTACTAACTGCATGTGGCGACAATAAAACAGCAAATGAAGAACCAAAATTACTTGCTGATGCTCAGCCTCGTTTAGGCATATATAAAGAAGTCACTCTAGATGCTGACCTAAGCCACTTAAGTGATAATCAAAAACAAATGCTTTCATTACTAATTGATGCATCAAAAATTATGGACAATTTGTTTTGGCGACAAGCCTATGGCGACAATAAAAAACAATTTTTAGCCAGCATCAAAGACCCTCAAACACGACGTTTTGTCGAAATAAATTACGGTCCTTGGGATCGACTTAATAGTGATAAGCCTTTATTAACAGGTGTCGACGACAAACCACATGGTGCGCAATTTTACCCGGCGGACATGACCAAAGAAGAATTTGAAGCGGCTGACTTTGAAGGCAAAAGATCACTATACACAGTCGTACGACGAAACGAAAAAGGTGAGCTTTATTCGATTCCTTATTCCGAAATATTCAGTGAAGAAATCGAACGAGCTGCATTATTATTAGAAAAGGCGGCAACCTTTGCCGATCATAAAGAGTTTGGCAACTATTTAAATATGCGTGCTAAAGCTATGCGCAATGACGATTACCAAGCATCTGATTTTGCTTGGATGGACATAAAGACTAATCCAATTGATGTGGTTATCGGTCCAATTGAAACCTATGAAGACTTGTTATTTGGTTACCGTTCAGGCTTTGAATCTTATGTGCTGATCAAAGATTTAAACTGGAGTGAGCGTTTAGCAAAATATGCGGCTTTCTTACCTGAGTTGCAAAAAGAACTGCCTGTAGCGAAAAAATATAAAAAAGAAGTGCCAGGCTCTGATGCCGATTTAAACGCTTACGATGTTATCTATTACGCTGGTCACAGTAATGCCGGTAGTAAAACAATTGCAATCAATTTGCCTAATGATGAACAAGTACAGCTTGAAAAAGGTACTCGTAGATTACAGTTAAAAAATGCTATGCGAGCGAAATTCGATACCATTATGTTGCCAATTGCAGAGCAACTAATTAGTGAAGAAGATCGCAAGCACGTTACCTTTACTGCCTTTTTTGCCAATACTATGTTTCACGAAGTCGCCCATGGCTTAGGTATTAAAAACAC is from Thalassotalea crassostreae and encodes:
- a CDS encoding dipeptidyl-peptidase 3 family protein, producing the protein MKFTKIAAGIVLATSLLTACGDNKTANEEPKLLADAQPRLGIYKEVTLDADLSHLSDNQKQMLSLLIDASKIMDNLFWRQAYGDNKKQFLASIKDPQTRRFVEINYGPWDRLNSDKPLLTGVDDKPHGAQFYPADMTKEEFEAADFEGKRSLYTVVRRNEKGELYSIPYSEIFSEEIERAALLLEKAATFADHKEFGNYLNMRAKAMRNDDYQASDFAWMDIKTNPIDVVIGPIETYEDLLFGYRSGFESYVLIKDLNWSERLAKYAAFLPELQKELPVAKKYKKEVPGSDADLNAYDVIYYAGHSNAGSKTIAINLPNDEQVQLEKGTRRLQLKNAMRAKFDTIMLPIAEQLISEEDRKHVTFTAFFANTMFHEVAHGLGIKNTINDKGTVRQSLKEHASALEEGKADILGLYMVRQLLKKGEITEGQLKDYYTTFMTGIFRSVRFGATSAHGKANMVRFNYFADNGAFTKDEQGFYKVDMEKMTAAIDSLSELILTIQGDGDYQRVDKLVADMGIVRQDLADDLAKLESANIPVDIVFKQGKMVLDL
- a CDS encoding glycine cleavage system protein R; amino-acid sequence: MRHVVISILGKDRPGIVENLAGIVKDHHGNWQTSSLRHMSDIFAGIVEIAVSDEHAEKMVAELTAIDNLNVQVEVSQPNERADNVVTLDVTANDRPSIVAEISAIIHKNGGNLVKLVSTQVSAADSAQLLFKAHAKIAVENSEQVDVLVEALETISDDLMVDIET